The window CTAATTCTTTTTTTGTAATTTTGAAACTAATGCCGCATAAATGAATGGCAAAATTGTTGTAACTTCTGCATGAAGTGTTGATTGTTTTGCTATTTGTGTGACTTTGCCCCATGAAATTGCTTCCCTAACTAGTGCTCCACTTAAACTTCCATCAAATTCTTGAGCTGTAGTAATGTAAAATGCATAATCTAATCCTTCTCTGTATTGATTCCACCATAAAGTATGGTGCTTTGAAATTCCTCCGCCAATCATAAATGCTCCTGATTTTTCAGCTTTGAAAATTAATCCTGAAAGTAAATTTGCATCTCCAGCCATGTTTAATTTGAAATCACTATGTTTTTGTGTGAATAACCAAATCTGACTTCCTACCGCTCCGTCCATAATTCCTGGAACTACTACATCTATCTCATTTTTGTATGCCCAATAAAGAAATGAATCTTCTCCTAAATGTTTTCCAATCATTTTGCAAATTTCAGATGTACTCATTTCTTTATTCCCTTTTTGATATTCTTCTTCAAGAAATGCTTGCATTTTTTCTTCAATTAATGGACCATAACTGTCCATTGGAACTA is drawn from Nitrosopumilus sp. and contains these coding sequences:
- a CDS encoding deoxyhypusine synthase, which encodes MIEPGRPVKDIEIDSNTSIEKIFDELAQSGGFESVNLSDGLQILTEMISDEQCLRFVSFVGAVVSTGLRGIIKNMIKNKWFDVTITTCGALDHDIARHFSHYKEGSFTMDDNELANQNIHRLGNVLVPMDSYGPLIEEKMQAFLEEEYQKGNKEMSTSEICKMIGKHLGEDSFLYWAYKNEIDVVVPGIMDGAVGSQIWLFTQKHSDFKLNMAGDANLLSGLIFKAEKSGAFMIGGGISKHHTLWWNQYREGLDYAFYITTAQEFDGSLSGALVREAISWGKVTQIAKQSTLHAEVTTILPFIYAALVSKLQKKN